The following are encoded in a window of Spea bombifrons isolate aSpeBom1 chromosome 2, aSpeBom1.2.pri, whole genome shotgun sequence genomic DNA:
- the RAB30 gene encoding ras-related protein Rab-30 codes for MEDYDFLFKIVLIGNAGVGKTCLVRRFTQGLFPPGQGATIGVDFMIKTVEIKGEKIKLQIWDTAGQERFRSITQSYYRSANALILTYDITCEESFRCLPEWLREIEQYANNEVITVLVGNKIDLAERREVSQQRAEEFAESQKMYYLETSAKESDNVEKLFLDLACRLIGEARQNALVNNLDSSLPGEGKTISYLNCCNFN; via the exons ATGGAGGATTACGATTTCCTCTTCAAGATCGTTCTGATCGGGAACGCCGGGGTCGGGAAGACCTGCCTCGTCCGGCGATTCACTCAG GGTCTCTTCCCCCCCGGTCAGGGGGCCACCATCGGGGTGGATTTTATGATAAAAACGGTGGAGATAAAAGGTGAAAAGATAAAG CTGCAGATTTGGGACACCGCGGGGCAGGAGAGGTTCCGCTCCATCACTCAGAGTTATTACCGAAGTGCCAACGCTTTGATCCTGACTTATGACATCACCTGCGAGGAATCGTTCCGCTGCCTTCCGGAATGGCTGAGGGAGATAGAGCAGTACGCCAACAATGAGGTCATCACCGTGCTTGTGG GTAATAAGATCGACCTGGCAGAACGAAGGGAGGTCTCGCAGCAGAGAGCTGAAGAGTTTGCAGAGtcccaaaaaatgtattatctaGAAACCTCCGCCAAAGAGTCAGACAACGTGGAGAAGCTTTTCCTGGACTTGGCCTGCCGCCTGATCGGCGAGGCGCGGCAAAACGCGCTGGTCAACAATTTGGACTCCTCGCTGCCGGGAGAAGGGAAAACCATCAGTTATTTGAACTGCTGTAATTTCAATTAG